Within Conexibacter woesei DSM 14684, the genomic segment CGCTGAATGCTCAGCGCTAGGCATCCACCAATGAACCACGTCACGCGGCGGCCTGTCGAACGAACGCGCGCGATCCCGTCAGACAGGGCCGGAGCCGGGTGCCGTCGCGTCCATCAGACCGTGGTCGAGCGCGTAGCGGACCAGCTCGGCGCGCGACGAGCGGCGCACCTTCTGCTGGATGTGCGCGCGATGCGACTCGACGGTGCGGATGCTGAGGAAGAGCTGCTGCGCGATCTCGGCGTTCGTGTGGCCGAGCGCGATCAGCCGCAGGACCTCCAGCTCGCGCGCGGTCAGATCGTCGGGCGGGCCGCTCGGCGGCGGCTCGGCCGCCATCCGCGCGCCGAGCTCGGGGTTGAGGTACGTGCGGCCCTCGCGCGCGAGGCGCACCGCCTGGACCAGCTCGTCGTCGGCCGCCTCCTTCAGCACGTAGCCGCGCGCGCCCGAGCGCAGCGCCTCGCGCGCGAACGCGGGATCCTGCTGCATCGTCAGGACGACGACGGCGGTCTCCGGCAGCTCGGCGACGAGGCGCGGGATCGCCGGCAGGCTCTGCTCGCCCGGCATGTTGAGGTCGAGCACGAGCACGTGCGGATGGTGGGCGCGCACCGCGCGCTCGGCGGACGGCACGTCGCCGGCCTCGGCGACGACGGCGATGTCGGGCTCGGCGTCGAGCACCATCCGCAGCCCGCTGCGGACGACGCGGTGGTCGTCCGCGATCACGACGCGGATCTGCGCGCCATGCGCGCCGTCGCTGTCGGTCTCGGTCACGGCTCCGACGATAGCCGCAGCGGCGGTGCGCGCGCAGGCGCGCCGACCACGGTCGGCGATCCGTGCGGACTACGGATCCGTCGCCGCGTGTGCTCCGGCGCACCTCCGCGGCCAGGACCGGGTACTAGGGTCGAAGGCACAGCGTCCCGCACCGACTGGAGGTCCCCAGATGACGAGCACGACGACGAAGCGCACCGCGGCCGCGGTCGCGGGAACGGTCGGCGCGGGGCTCGTCGCGCGCCGGCTGCTGCGCTCCGACCAGGCCCGTTTCGCGCGCATGACCGGCTCCTCGATCGCCGCGCCCGACGCTGCCGGCTGGGTGACCGACTTCCTCAACGCCGCCTACTACGCGCGGGAGCCCGCCGAACGCGACGTCGACGACCTGCGGCTCGCGTTCGCGATCGTCACGACGCGCTGGCACCGGCTCGGCGGACGCCGCCTGCGGGCGCACGACATGTTCGCGTTCCACAAGGCGTTCGGCCGCCGGCGGCTGTCGGTCGCGCGCGGCTCGCGCGGCACGCTCGACCGCCCGCAGCTGTTCAACGGCGCGTCGAACCTGCTCGGCGACTGGTTCCCCGCCGCCTACGCCGACGACGCGCGCCGCGGCTGGGGGATCGCGTTCGAGACCGCGGCGGAGAAGGCGGCGTACGTACCGGAGAAGCGGCTGGAGCTGGCCAAGCTCGGCGAGCTGACGCCGGCCGCCAAGCCGCAGGCCGAGCAGGTCTGGCACACCTACGCGCCGGTCGCGGTCCCCGATGCCGACGCGATCGTCGCGGCGCTGACGCAGCCCGAGACGTGGCCCGACTACGCGACCGCGATCGGCCGCTTCACGCCGCTGCGCAGCGGCGGCCTCGCGAACCAGACGTTCGAGATCGAGGTCGTCGCGCAGCCGGTCGAGAAGGCGCCGATCTTCACGCGCGGCTACGTCACGATCACACGGCTGCTGACGCACGCCGACCCCGAGCCGCTGCGCGCCTACGTGGCGGAGCTGAACGAGGGGATGGCACGGATCGGACGCGACGAGCCGCAGCCGGTGCCCGACGACGCGACGCCGCTCGTCGCGTTCGACCTGACGACCCACGCCGGCCACTTCATGGGCCGCGGCAACAACCGGCTGCTGCTCTACACGCACGGCGGCACCGCGTACGTGCGCGCCGCCGGCACGTGGGACGAGATGCCGTGGCATCTCGACAAGGCGTACCAGTACGCCGGCGAGGAGGCGCAGCACACGTTCTGGGGGGAGGGCGCCGCGGAGGACAGCCTGCTGCACCAGCTCGCGATCCATGCCGCGAGCCACGCCGGGACGCCGACGTGAGCGCCGACCGCTTCGACGCGGTCGTCGTCGGCGCCGGACCGAACGGGCTCGCCGCCGCGATCGCGCTCGCCGAGTCCGGCCGCGGCGTGCTGCTGCTGGAGGCAGAGCAGCAGCTCGGCGGGGCAGTCACGACCGCCGAGCTGACGCTGCCCGGCTTCCACCACGACGTCTTCTCCTCCGTCCACCCGGCGGCGGTCGCCTCGCCCGTCTTCGCGCGCATGCCACTGCACGAGCACGGGCTGCGCTGGGTCCAGCCTGAGCTGCCGATGGCGCACCCGCTGGCAGGCGGCCGTGCGGCGCTGCTCGCGCGCGACCTCGACGTCACCGCCGCGAGCCTCGACGCGCTCGCGCCCGGCGAC encodes:
- a CDS encoding response regulator, which encodes MTETDSDGAHGAQIRVVIADDHRVVRSGLRMVLDAEPDIAVVAEAGDVPSAERAVRAHHPHVLVLDLNMPGEQSLPAIPRLVAELPETAVVVLTMQQDPAFAREALRSGARGYVLKEAADDELVQAVRLAREGRTYLNPELGARMAAEPPPSGPPDDLTARELEVLRLIALGHTNAEIAQQLFLSIRTVESHRAHIQQKVRRSSRAELVRYALDHGLMDATAPGSGPV